CCCCCGGACACGTACCCGTCGAGGAGTCGTCGTACCGCCCCGACATCACTCGTCCTGGCCCGCCGGACGGAGATGGCGGGCTTATTTACCGACGGGTCGGTATGGAGTTCGGTATCGGGATCGCTTTGCGGCTGCTCTGAGGACATGCCCCGACGCTATCGCCCGCTCTCCGGGGTCGCGTCATCGGTCGGGGCGTCATCTCCGGCGGCGCCGGCGGTCGGTTCCGCGGGGCTGCCCGGGGTGGTTTCGGTCGGACCGGGGGCGGTTCCCGTGAGATTGGGGGAAACCATACGAACGGCGTCCTGCAGTGCTTCGCGCTGCTCGGCGGACATCATCCCGAAGAACGCGACAAGCGCTGCGGCGGGGTTGTCGCTCTGTGACCAGGCTTCGTTCATCAGTGCGGCCGAGTAGGCGGCCCTGGTGGAGACGGCCGTATATCGATAGGCGCGGCCGTCGACTTCCCTGCGGACCCAGCCCTTCTGATGGAGATTGTCCATTACCGTCATCACGGTCGTGTACGCGATGGACCGTTCCCGCTGGAGGTCCTCAAGGACTTCCCGCACCGTGACCGGTCGGTTCCATTGCCAGACGCGCGTCATCACGGCGTCTTCGAGGTCTCCCAATTGACGGGGCACGCGATCACTTTAGTGCCAGATGTCCCGAATGGTCGGCTCTTTACGCAGCAAAAAGCGCACGGCTCTCGACGAGTCGCGCACTCGGGGTCGCGCGCCGGGAAGACGCGGGGCGGGGGTCGCCGCTCCCGCGGTCAGACATTCTCCGGACGAGCGGTCTGCTTTGCGGATTCCGCGCGGGCGATCGCCGCGTCCACCGCGTCGTCCTCCTTGGACTTGTTCGGACCGCCCTGGCTCTTGACGATGATCACGATCAGGGAGACGAAGAAGACGGCCATCACCACGGGGGGCACAAGCGCGGATACGTAGTCCATGCCGTCCAGAGTAGCGAGCCCGGAACGGCCGGACGCGGCGACCTCCCGGTGGAGGCCGCCGCGTCGGGGAGCACCGGAGGGTCAGCCGGCCGCCCGCTCCTCGGACGGGGGCGGTGCGGGCCGTCGGCGCGGCGGGAAGACCTCGGAGGGCTTGGGCATGGGGCGGTCGCCGGGCTTCTGCGGCTTGCCGGGCGCGGCCGGGGTGCTGGGCCGTTCCGGCTCCCGGGAGGCCGCGCGGCCGCCGGGCAGGGCGAGCAGTCGGCTGCGGGGGCCGGGGGCCGCGGCGCCGGCGGAGCGGCCGGCGAGCCGGGCGCGCACGGAGCGCTCGGCGAGCACCTGGCAGCGCTCCAGGAGGGCCGCCGCGAGCGGTCCGCCGCGCAGGGCCCGCAGGGCGGCCAGATCGTCCGGGCGGGGGTCGTAGCCGGCCGCCAGGGCGTCCTGGAGCAGCTCCAGATAGCCGGCGGCGGAGCCGGGGAGGGCGCTGCGGTAGCGGGCGAGGTCGGCGAGGAGGAACGCTCGCAGCCGACCCGCCTCGCCGACCGCCTCGTCCACGGAGCCCGCGAGCCGCAGGCAGTCCTGGACGTCCTCGTCGGACAGGGGCATGGGGTGGAGGGCGATGGCGAGGGCACGTCGGAGCACCCGCAGCTCGTCCGCGCTGAACGCCATGCCGCCTCGTGAACCGTAGGGCGTGGGCATAACGCGACAATACGTGCTAAATGGACAAAATCCGTTTAACTGGTCGTCGGTGGCGCGGCGTGGCAGAACGGTCCGACGGCCGCGGCCCCGGCCGTTCCCGCAGGTACGCCGGGGTCTTGTGCGGCCCCCCTAGGCGCGGGACACGTTCCGCTCGTAGACCAGGCGCAGCCCGATGAGCGTCAGCCACGGCTCGTGCTCGTCGATGGCCGAGGACTCCCCCAACACCATCGGAGCAAGGCCGCCCGTCGCGATGACGGTGACGTCGTCCGGGTCGGCGGCCAGCTCCTTCTTCATCCGGGCCACCACCCCGTCGACCTGGCCCGCGAAGCCGTAGATGATGCCGGACTGCATGGCCTCGACGGTGTTCTTGCCGATCACGCTGCGCGGCCGGGCCAGCTCGATCTTGCGGAGCTGGGCGCCCCGGACGCCGAGCGCCTCGACCGAGATCTCGATGCCGGGGGCGATCACCCCGCCCGCGTACTCGCCGCGCGGGGAGACCGCGTCGAAGGTGGTGGCGGTGCCGAAGTCCACGACGATCGCCGGGCCCCCGTACAGCTCGACGGCGGCGACCGCGTTGATGATGCGGTCCGCGCCGACCTCCTTGGGGTTGTCCATCAGGATCGGCACGCCCGTCTTGACCCCGGGCTCGACCAGCACGGCGGGGACGTCGCCGTAGTAGCGGCGGGTGACCTCGCGCAGCTCGTGCAGGACCGAGGGGACGGTGGCGCAGATCGCGATGCCCTCGATGCCGTCGCCCAGCTCCATGCCGAGCAGCGGGTGCATGCCCATCAGGCCCTGGAGCAGGACGGCCAGCTCGTCCGCGGTGCGGCGGGCGTCGGTGGAGATCCGCCAGTGCTCGACGATCTCCTCGCCGTCGAAGAGGCCGAGGACCGTGTGCGTGTTGCCGACGTCGATGGTGAGCAGCATCAGACGTCGGCCCCGTCCCCGGCGGAGGGGGACGCGTCCGCGTCGCGGAAGTCCAGGCCGATGTCGAGGATCGGCGAGGAGTGGGTGAGCGCGCCGACCGCGAGATAGTCGACGCCCGCGTCGGCGTAGGCGCGGGCCGATTCGAGGGTGAGGCGCCCCGACGACTCCAGGATCGCCCGGCCGTCGACCAGGGCGACCGCCTCGGCGGTCTCGGCCGGGGTGAAGTTGTCCAGCAGGATCAGGTCGACGCCCGCGTCCAGCACCTCGCGGACCTGCTCCATCGTGTCGACCTCGACCTCGATGGGCAGCTCGGGGAACTCGGCGCGCACGCGCTTGAACGCCTCCGCGACGCCTCCCGCGGCGATCACGTGGTTGTCCTTGACCAGGGCCGCGTCGGAGAGCGACATCCGGTGGTTGACGCCGCCACCGCAGCGCACCGCGTACTTCTCCAGCGCGCGCAGGCCCGCCGTCGTCTTGCGGGTGTCGCGGACCTTGGCCTTGGAGCCCTCCAGCGCGTCCGCCCAGGCACGGGTGGCGGTCGCGATGCCGGAGAGGCGGCAGAGCAGGTTCAGCGCGCTGCGCTCGCCGGTCAGCAGGTCGCGGGTGCGGGTGGTGACGGTCAGCAGCTTCTGGCCGGGGACGATCCGGTCGCCGTCCTCGACGTGCCGCTCGACCTCGAACTCCTCGGTGCAGACGATCGACAGGACCGCCTCGGCGACCCGGAGCCCGGCGACCACGCCGGCCTCCCGGGCGGTGAAGTCACCGGTGATCACGGCGTCCTCGGGGACGGTCGCCACGGTCGTGACGTCCACCCCGCCGTCGAGGTCCTCCTCGATCGCCACATGCGCGACGTCCTCGACCTGGACCGGGTCGAGCCCCGCCTCGGCCAGCAGCAGGGCGAGCGCGGGGTCGAGGCCGCACTCCAGGGCGTCGGGGTCGAAGCCGTCGCCACAGCCGCAGCCGTCGCCGCAGCCGCCTTCCGCCGGTGCGGACGCTGCGGGCGCGCCGACGCTGATCAGCGGTACGTCCACGGGAGTGGGGCGCGGATTCTCTTCGGGCGTGCTCACGGTGTCGGCTCCTCGGGGGCGTGGCGGGTGGTGCGGGTGCGACTGGTGCTTCGGGTGGTGCCGGTGGTGCGTGTGTTGTTGCGTGCGGTGCCGGGTGTGGTGCCTGTGCTGCTCCGCGGGTGCGGCGGAGCGGCTGCTTCCAGCAGTCTGCTCAATCCGACGGGCGTACGGGCGGGAATGCGGCGGTCTCCGTGCGGTGGACGACCGGGGTGCGGTCCGGTCCGATGCGGACGACCAGGTGGCGGCGGCCGTGGGCGTCGTCGCGGTCGGGCCGGTCCTCCCGCCAGTGGCAGCCTCGGGTCTCCTCGCGTTCCCTGGCGGCGGCCACCAGGACCCGGGAGACCAGGAGCAGGTTGGTGACCTCCCAGGCGTCGACCCCCGGGACGACCGCCTTGGCTCCGTCCGCCTCCGCGGCGGCGGCGGCCTCGCGGTGCAGGGCCTCCAGCCCCTCGGCCGCGGCGCCCAGGGAACCGGCGGAGCGCAGGACTCCGGCGCCCCGGGTCATCGTGCGCTGGACCGCCGTACGGGCCTCGGGGGACAGCAGCGGGACGAGGTCGTCCGCGTCACGGGAGGCCTCCACCGGTTCGGTGCGGGGCGGGCGGGCCTCGGCGATGTCGGCGGCGATGCGCTCGGCGAAGACCAGGCCCTCCAGCAGGGAGTTGGACGCGAGCCGGTTGGCCCCGTGCACTCCGGTGCAGGCGACCTCGCCGCAGGCGTACAGGCCGGGGACGGTGGTGCGGCCCCGCAGGTCGGTGCGGACGCCGCCGGAGGCGTAGTGCGCGGCCGGGGCGACCGGGATCGGCTCGGTCACCGGGTCGATGCCGTGGGACCGGCAGGCGGCCAGGATGGTGGGGAAACGCTGCTCCCACATGGCCGCCCCGAAGTGCCGGGCGTCCAGATACATGTGCTCGGCGCCCGTCTCGTGCATCCGGCGCGTGATGCCCTTGGCGACGATGTCGCGCGGGGCCAGCTCGGCCAGCTCGTGCTGTCCGAGCATGAAGCGGACGCCGTCGGCGTCGACGAGATGCGCGCCCTCGCCCCGTACGGCTTCGGAGACCAGCGGCTGCTGGCCCTCGGAGTCCGCACCGAGGAAGAGAACCGTGGGGTGGAACTGGACGAACTCCAGGTCGGAGACCTCAGCCCCGGCCCGCAGGGCGAGCGCGACCCCGTCGCCGGTGGAGACGGGGGGGTTGGTGGTGGCGGAGAAGACCTGGCCCATGCCGCCGGTGGCGAGGACCACGGAGGGGGCCCGGACCGCGCCGACGCCGTCGTGCTGCCCCTCGCCCATGACGTGCAGCGAGACGCCCGCCGTACGGCCTTCGGCGTCCGTGAGCAGGTCCAGGACGAGCGCGTTCTCGATGGTGTGGAGGGCGGCCTCGCGGACCGCCTCGACCAGGGCGCGGGAGATCTCCGCGCCGGTCGCGTCGCCGCCCGCGTGGGCGATGCGGCGGCGGTGGTGGCCGCCCTCGCGGGTGAGTGCGATGTCGCCGCTGTCGGTGGTGTCGAAGTGGGCGCCGGTGGTGATCAGCCGGCGTACGGCGTCGGGGCCCTCGGTGACCAGGGTGCGGACGGCCTCCTCGTCGCAGAGGCCCGCGCCCGCGACGAGGGTGTCGTCGAGGTGCTGCTCGGGGGTGTCGCCCTCGCCGAGCGCCGCCGCGATGCCGCCCTGGGCCCAGCGGGTCGAGCCGTCGTCCAGGCGGGCCTTGGTGACGACGACGGTGTCCAGGCCGGCGTCGGCGCAGCGCAGGGCTGCGGTGAGCCCGGCGACGCCGGAGCCGACCACCACGACGTCCGCGTCGATGGACCAGCCGGGGGCGGGGGCGGTCAGCCGTATTCCGGTCACGTCAGGGCTCCGAAGGTGAGGGGGATGTTGTCGATGAGGCGGGTGTTCCCGACCCGGGCCGCGACGGCGAGGATCGCCTCCCCGCTCTCGCGGTCGTCCGGGATCTCGGTGAAGTCCGCCGGGTCCACCAGGGCCAGGTAGTCCAGGACGAGCGGAACGCTGTTCCGGGCGGCGGCCTCGTCCAGGATGGTCCGGGCGGCGGCGCGGACGGCGGCGGGCGCCCCGCCCGGCCGGACCAGCGCCACGGCCTGGGCGTCGGCGGCGGCCCGGGCCTCGCCGAGCCTGTTGAGCCCGGCGGCCCGGTCGCCGCCGGGCGCGGTGGCCCTGGCCCGCTCGTGCAGGGCCTGCTGGGCGGCGAGCCGGTCCCGGGCCGCGAACAGGGCGCGGGGCAGGGCGAGGGCGGTGTGCCGCTCGGGCGGGGAGAGGAAGCGGTTGCGGCTGGAGAGCGCGAGGCCGTCCGCGTCCCGGACGGTGGGGACGCCGGTGATCCGGACGCCGAAATTCAGGTCCCGGACCATACGGCGGATCAGGGCGAGCTGCTGGGCGTCCTTCTGCCCGTAGAACGCCTCGTCGGGGCGGGTGAGGTGGAGGAGCTTGGCGACGACGGTGAGCATCCCGTCGAAGTGCCCGGGGCGGGACGCTCCTTCGAGGCGCTCGCCCATCGGGCCCGCGGTGATCCGGACCTGGGGCTCGCCCCCCGGGTAGACCTCGTCGACGCCGGGGGCGAAGACCGCGTCGGCGCCCGCCGCCGCGGCGGTC
This sequence is a window from Streptomyces parvus. Protein-coding genes within it:
- a CDS encoding type III pantothenate kinase; this encodes MLLTIDVGNTHTVLGLFDGEEIVEHWRISTDARRTADELAVLLQGLMGMHPLLGMELGDGIEGIAICATVPSVLHELREVTRRYYGDVPAVLVEPGVKTGVPILMDNPKEVGADRIINAVAAVELYGGPAIVVDFGTATTFDAVSPRGEYAGGVIAPGIEISVEALGVRGAQLRKIELARPRSVIGKNTVEAMQSGIIYGFAGQVDGVVARMKKELAADPDDVTVIATGGLAPMVLGESSAIDEHEPWLTLIGLRLVYERNVSRA
- the panC gene encoding pantoate--beta-alanine ligase, which gives rise to MTRTMRPALLRTAAELDALPRPAGAERAVVMTMGALHEGHATLIRAAREAAGPDGQVVVTVFVNPLQFGEAADLERYPRTLDADLETAAAAGADAVFAPGVDEVYPGGEPQVRITAGPMGERLEGASRPGHFDGMLTVVAKLLHLTRPDEAFYGQKDAQQLALIRRMVRDLNFGVRITGVPTVRDADGLALSSRNRFLSPPERHTALALPRALFAARDRLAAQQALHERARATAPGGDRAAGLNRLGEARAAADAQAVALVRPGGAPAAVRAAARTILDEAAARNSVPLVLDYLALVDPADFTEIPDDRESGEAILAVAARVGNTRLIDNIPLTFGALT
- a CDS encoding L-aspartate oxidase encodes the protein MTGIRLTAPAPGWSIDADVVVVGSGVAGLTAALRCADAGLDTVVVTKARLDDGSTRWAQGGIAAALGEGDTPEQHLDDTLVAGAGLCDEEAVRTLVTEGPDAVRRLITTGAHFDTTDSGDIALTREGGHHRRRIAHAGGDATGAEISRALVEAVREAALHTIENALVLDLLTDAEGRTAGVSLHVMGEGQHDGVGAVRAPSVVLATGGMGQVFSATTNPPVSTGDGVALALRAGAEVSDLEFVQFHPTVLFLGADSEGQQPLVSEAVRGEGAHLVDADGVRFMLGQHELAELAPRDIVAKGITRRMHETGAEHMYLDARHFGAAMWEQRFPTILAACRSHGIDPVTEPIPVAPAAHYASGGVRTDLRGRTTVPGLYACGEVACTGVHGANRLASNSLLEGLVFAERIAADIAEARPPRTEPVEASRDADDLVPLLSPEARTAVQRTMTRGAGVLRSAGSLGAAAEGLEALHREAAAAAEADGAKAVVPGVDAWEVTNLLLVSRVLVAAAREREETRGCHWREDRPDRDDAHGRRHLVVRIGPDRTPVVHRTETAAFPPVRPSD
- the nadC gene encoding carboxylating nicotinate-nucleotide diphosphorylase, with protein sequence MSTPEENPRPTPVDVPLISVGAPAASAPAEGGCGDGCGCGDGFDPDALECGLDPALALLLAEAGLDPVQVEDVAHVAIEEDLDGGVDVTTVATVPEDAVITGDFTAREAGVVAGLRVAEAVLSIVCTEEFEVERHVEDGDRIVPGQKLLTVTTRTRDLLTGERSALNLLCRLSGIATATRAWADALEGSKAKVRDTRKTTAGLRALEKYAVRCGGGVNHRMSLSDAALVKDNHVIAAGGVAEAFKRVRAEFPELPIEVEVDTMEQVREVLDAGVDLILLDNFTPAETAEAVALVDGRAILESSGRLTLESARAYADAGVDYLAVGALTHSSPILDIGLDFRDADASPSAGDGADV
- a CDS encoding BlaI/MecI/CopY family transcriptional regulator, coding for MPRQLGDLEDAVMTRVWQWNRPVTVREVLEDLQRERSIAYTTVMTVMDNLHQKGWVRREVDGRAYRYTAVSTRAAYSAALMNEAWSQSDNPAAALVAFFGMMSAEQREALQDAVRMVSPNLTGTAPGPTETTPGSPAEPTAGAAGDDAPTDDATPESGR